From the Sphingobium sp. RAC03 genome, the window CAACCTGCATCTGCTGACGGGACGGATCGGGCGACCGGGGGCAAACCCCTTTGCACTGCCATCCGGGGCCAACGGTATGGGTGCGCGCGAAGTGGGCTGTCACGCTGACGATCTCGCGGCGCATGGCGATTTTTCCGACCCCGTGCGGGCCAATGTCGCGCGCTTCTGGGGCGCACGACAGTTGGTGGAACAGCCGGGACTGGAGGACGCAGCGCTGCTCGACGCCATGCGCGACGGACAGGTGCGGGCGCTGTGGAGCATCGGTGCGGATGACGGCGCGGCGGACTGGCTGCGCGCCGCGCAAGCCACAGTCCCACTGTCGATCCGATCGACCGATCGCGCGGACGAAGCCGACGACGGCTGGACCCTATGTCTCCCATCGGCAAACTGGATCGAAAAGGATGGCACAGTGACAGGGCTGGACCGGCTCGTCAGCCGACAACGGCGCCTGTTCGACCTGCCCGGCGAAGCGCGGCCCGACTGGTGGATACTGACGCGGGTGGCGCAGGCGATGGGCTGGGGCGACGCCTTCCATTATGAACAGCCCGCCGATATCTATCGCGAGCATGGTCGGCTGACCGCCTATCGCAATGATGGCGCGCGCCTGCTCAACCTGCGTCGCCATGCGCCCATTTCCAACCCCGCCTATGCCGAATTGACGCCGTGGCGCTGGGGCGAGGTGCCGTTCGACGGCGGGCATTTCCCGACGTCCGACGGCCGCGCGCGCCTCCTGCCGATCGCGGGTCAGGCCGAGGCCGCGATCCCCTGAAGATGCGCCAGGAGCGCGTCGCCATTGGCGGCCCAGGTGAAGCGCAGCGCGGCCTCGCGCACCTTTTCCGGCGCGGGCGGATCATCGAGGATGGCGCGGATGGCCGCCGCGATGGCTTGCGGATCGCGATCGACAATTTGCCCGGCTTCGGGCCGATCGAGCAATTCGCGCGCGCCGCCCACGTCGCTGATCACAATCGGCGTGCCGCAGGCGAGCGATTCGACCCAGGCATTGGCGAGGCCTTCGGAAGCCGATGGCAGCGCCATCACATCGGCCGCAGCAAAGATGCGCGGCAATTTGTGATGCGGTACCGACCCTAAGAAACCGACGCGGCGCTCCACGCCCAGCTCCAGCGCCAGATTTTCCAGCGTCCGCCGATATTGTCCCTGACCCGCCAGCAACAACGTGACGTCGGGCAATGCGGGCAAGGCGCGAACCAGCAGTTCCTGCCCCTTGCGCGGGATCAGCGCGCCGACGCACAGCACCACCGGCCCGCTGAAATCGAGCGCTTCCTTCGCTGCCGCGCGATCGGACAATTCGAACGTGTCGAGATCGACCCCGGTATAATGGACCCGGATCTTGTCGGCATCCATCCCCATCCGCGCCATCGACCGGCGCATCGCGTCCGACACGGCGAGCAGCCCCGCCGCCTGATCGCCTGCGGCACGCACCATCTTGCGGGTGCTGCGCTGCGTGCCCCAATGGTGAATATCCGCGCCGCGCGCCTTGACGGAATAGGGAATGCCGAGCGCCTTCGACAGCCGCTGCGCCACTGGCCCATCGGGGAAGAAGAAGCTGGCATCGATCACATCGAACGGCGTCTGCGCGTGCAGGCGGCGCACCAGCGGCAGGATGGCGCGCGTCATGGTGATGACATTGGTGCGCCCGCCGAATTTGGGGATGATCGGAAAGGTCGGACGATAGACGGTCAGTTCCCGCCAGCGTTCCTTGCGCGGCAGCGCGCGCAGCGGCGCATAGCGGGCGCTGAGCGACAATGGCCATGGCGGCAGGCCGACCGGTGCGACGACGGTGACCGTCGCCTCCGCCCGGCTGGCCAGTTCGCGCGCCTGTCGTTCCACGAACACGCCGAAATTGGGGCGGCTGATATCGGGAAAGAGGGTCGATAGCATGAGGACGTTGAGCGTCATGGTCTTGTCTTTCGCGGATCAGCCATTGCCATCGGGTTAAGCGGCGCTTGTGCTTTTGACTAGAGCCGCCGGACGAGTTGCACGGCGACTGCGGCCCATGGCGGGTCAGTCAGCACCAATTGCCGCGCGCCCGACCCCAGCGGCAGCAGTTGCAACCGGTCGCCCTCCCGCCCGATCAGCCGCCCGAACAGGAAGCGCCCGGCGGGACGCGGGAAAAGAATGTCGCGGTTGAGCGCGCTGGCAAAGTCTTCCGGTCCGATGCGGCGGCACCAGATCGCGTCGCCGCTGCGATAATCGCCGATGCTGGCGCTGACATGCACGCCCACCATGCCGTCGCTGGGCGCGGGCGAGGGGAAGGCGAGCGGCCGGGTCGGCGCACGCACGCCATCCGGGCCAAGCAACGCGGCAACCGGCACTTCGGCCTGCCCCGGCAGCGCCACCAGTTCGGACGTGGTGACGCCCAGCGCCAGCGCGATACGATTGAGCCATTTGACCGATACGGTGCGCGTGCCCGTCTCCAGCCGCCCGATCGTCTGCGCCGTGGTCGGCGGGTCGCACAGCGCGCCCACCTGTTCGAGTGTCAGTCCCTTCGCCTTGCGGACTTCGCGGATACGGGTGATCATCCCACGCCTCTATAGTAACCTATTTGGTTTTCTCTTTCCTACAAATGATCCCCCATGGCAAGAGCGGCTCTTCCGATTCTTGGGCAGCAGGAGGTGGTGATGGCCGTAACGCATATCGAACAGACGATCGAAGGCCCCGATGGCCGGGCGCAGCGGGTGATGGTCAATCTCGGCGAATCCCCGCTCGCCTGGCTGCATGCGCGCGGCCATGTGAGCGAACGCCAATATCTGGCGGGCGAGCGCCTCCGCGCCGACTGGGAGAAAGCGGGCCTTGGCGCACGGGTGACGATGTGCTGGGACGCGGCCCCGCGCGAGGGCGGACGGCGCGGACCGGGACGAACGCCCGACCCCACCAGCGCGCAGCTGTCGGCGCGCGACCGTTTCGATGGCGCGATCACGGCCGCCGGGCCTGGCCTCGCCGACATATTATGGCGTGTGGTCTGTGCGGGCGAAGGCCTTGCCGCAGCGGAAAAAGCGTTGGGCTGGCCGAGCCGCGCAGGCAAGCTGGTGCTAACCCTCGCCCTGGAGCGCGTGGCCGACTGGTATCGGGTGGCCTAAGCCATCATCCCCGCGCCCAGTAACAGCAGCAGCTTGACGTCCATCGCATAGCCCTGCGCGCGCCACTCCGCGATCTGGTCCGCCAGGGTGGCGAGGGGGATGCGGTGGACGATAATATCCTCGCCCTCCACACCGCCGCCGTCGCCGGTCTTCACCAGCCCATGGGCGCGGAACAGCGTGAAGCTCTCCGACACCATGCCGGGCGAGCTGAAAAACTGGCCGAGCGATTCGAGCCCGGCGGGGCGGTAGCCGGTCTCCTCCTCCAACTCGCGCGCGGCGGCGATGCCGGGGTCTTCACCCGCCGTCTCGTCGCCGACCAAGCCAGCAGGCAGTTCGATGCAGCGGCGACCCAAAGGCACGCGATATTGATCGACCAGCAGGACATGGCCGTCCTCGATCGCCAGGATCACGGCCGCCTGGATGCCGCGCGCGCGCCCCACATATTCCCATTTGCCGCGCTGTTTGGCAGTGATGAAGCGGCCCTGCCACATCACCTCTTCGGGCGCATCGCGATCCGGGTCGATCATAATTCGATTAGCCTGTCGGGCAATTCGTTGATGTCATCCTGCGCGCGCGGGAAATGCGTCGCCAAGATCGCGCCGACCTGCCGCACTTCGGCCGCCAGCCCTTCGCCGGGTCGCCCATCGCGGATCGCTTCGATCAGGGCCGCCATGGCCTCGCCCCAGGCTTCGGGCGCGACCTTGTCGTTGATCGCGCGGTCAGCCACCAGCTCGGCCCGATGTTCGTCGAGCGAAAGATAGAGGAGAACGCCGGTGCGGCCATGGGTGCGCGCCTCGACCGCAGAGCGGAACAGCAGGATGGCGCGGCGGCGCACGCGACGCGCCTTGGTCGCGCGCGGCGTGGCAAGCATCCGCAGCGCCGGTATCGCCAACAGATAGCGAACAACCAGGAAATTGAGCAGCAGGTCGCCCAGCAACACGGTCAGCAATTTCCAGTCGGCAACCTCATGCTCCCAGTCGCGTAACAGCATCGCAGACAGATCGCGCAGATGGTCGGGGAAGGTCGCGAACCAGCCCAGTGTCAGAAACACTGCCGCCACGGCCCAGATCAAGCCGACATCATGATAGGCGTCCGATCGACGTGCGACGATGGTCACGATCTCGCCCGACGTTAGCGCTTCGGTTTCCGCGACCGCGGCGGAAACGAGGTCATGGTCGGCCTGGCTAAGGTTAAGCTGCATCACCAGTCCCCCGACGCGCCGCCGCCGCCGAAGCTGCCGCCGCCCGAAAAGCCGCCGCCGCCGCCAAAGCCACCACCACCGCCCCAACTAGAGCCGCCGCCCGACCCCCAGCCGGACCCGCCAGCACCCGGACCCCATATGATGATCGGCATGCTGCTACCGCCCCGGCGATAGCGCTTCCCGCCGCCCCCGCCGGTGCCGCGCGACATGAGCCGCATGGCGATGAAGAGGATGATGAACGCTATCGGCCACAAACCCAATATCGCACTGCCGCCGCGATCAGCCGACCGCGCTTCGGTTTCTGCGGCCGCCGCGCGGGCCTTGGCTTCTTCGGGCGGCAAAGCGAGCAAGGCGGTGATCTGCTCCACGCCCGCCGCGATGCCGCCGGGCATGTCGCCCGCCTTGAAGCGCGGGGTGATGGCATTGCGGATGATCTGCGAGGAAAGCGCGTCGGTCAGTGTGCCCTCCAGGCCATAGCCGACCTCGATCCGTACCTTGCGATCATTGGGCGCAATGATCAGCAACGCGCCATTGCTGTCCTTGTCGCCAATGCCCCAGGCGCGACCAAGCCGATAGCCATAGTCGGCAATATCATAGCCTTGCAGATCGGCTATGGTCGCCACCACCAGCGAACGCCCGCTGGCTTGCTTCTGCGCGATCAGCGTCTGACTAAGCGCCTGTTCCTGCGCCGGATCGAGCAGGTTGGCGGCATCGACCACGCCCTTGTCATCGAACTTAGGAAAATCCTGTGCCCACACCGCCGGGGCGAGGGCGAGGAGAAGGAGGAGGAACAGGCCAGAGAGTGCCGTGCGGAGCAGGTCTGTCGATACTCCTCCCCAACGAAGGGAAGGGGCCTTCGACAGGCTCAGGCCGAACGGAAAGGAAAGCATGGTTCCGATGCTCAATTACCGAAATCGACCTTGGGGGCTTCTTCCGCGCCGGGGGTGGTCGCCTGGAACGGTGCCATTGGCTTGGCGCCATGGATGATCTTTGCGCCGATGGCATCGGGGAAGGTGCGGATACGGGTATTATAGGCCTGCACCGCGCCATTATAGTCGCGGATGGCGACGGCGATACGGTTCTCGGTGCCTTCCAGCTGCGACTGCAACTGCAGGAAATTCTCATTGCTCTTCAGGTCGGGATAGGCCTCGACCGAGGCGAGCAGGCGGCCAAGCCCCTGGCTCAACTGCGCCTGTGCCGCCTGGAACTGCGCGACCTTGGCGGGGTCGGACAAATCCTCGGCATTGACCTGTACCGACGTGGCCTTGGCCCGCGCTTCGGTCACCTGGACCAGCGTGTCCTGCTCCTGCTTGCCGGCCGCCTTCACCGTCGCGACCAGATTGCCGACCAGGTTGGAGCGGCGCTGATATTGCGCCTGCACGTCGGCCCATTTGGCCTTCGCCTCTTCCTCGGCCGTGGGAACACTGTTGATACCGCACGCGGACAGGGCGAACGCCCCAAGGAGCGGCAGCAGAAAGGTGGAGAAGCGGCGCAGGCGCGTCATGGGACATCCTTGGCGATTGTTTCGCTGCTGGAAATAGGGCGTTGAACTGATCCGCGCAACGGGCCATGCATATATTATCGCAGATAGTAAAAGGGCTTAAACCATGGGGCTGCTTTCGGAATTCAAGACTTTCATCAATCGCGGCAATGTGATGGACCTGGCTGTCGGCGTCATCATCGGTGGTGCGTTTGCGACCATCACCAAATCGCTGACCGATGATCTGATCATGCCGGTCGTCGGCTATATTTTCGGCGGCGCCGACTTTTCGGGCTACTTCATCCGTATGGGTGATCTGCCCGCAGAGTTTAAGGGCAACCCCGAAAGCTATGCCGATCTAAAGGCGGCAGGGGTCGCCATGTTCGGCTGGGGCGAATTTCTGACCGTCCTGGTCAATTTCGTCATCCTGGCCTTCATCATCTTCCTGCTGGTCAAACTGGTCAACAGGCTGACCGCCAAGCAGGAGGCAGAGGCCCCCGCTGCGGCACCCGCGCCCACGCCCGAAGACATCATGTTGCTGCGCGAAATCCGCGATTCCCTCAAAAAATAATCGTTTATGCGACGAAGCGAGACTGCGACGGGAACCATCCCCGGCGCGACCGGTTGATCGCGGTCAGGGCTGAAGGCTGCGTGTGCGGCCTGGAAGCCTTGCGAAGTAGGTAGCCCCAGGGGGCGCAACAGGAGAACAACGCCGTGAAAACCTTCGTCAAAGTCCTTGGCCTCGCCAGCCTTGTCGCGCTCGCAGCGTGCGATTCCGCCAAGGAAAACCAGGTCGAGAACGCTTACGAAAATCAGGCGGACGCCCTCGACAACCAGGCTGACAATATGGAAGCCATGGCCGACAACCTGACCGGCAACGCCGAAATGTCGGCTGAAAATGCTGCCGATGCGCTGGAAAACAAGGCCGACGCCACCCGCGAAGCGGGCGAGAAGGCTGAAGAAGCGGTCGAAGACCAGCAGTAATCTGCTCTCGTCATTCAAGCGAAGGGGCGTCGTGACATGGTCACGGCGCCCCTTTTGCCGTCTGCGTCCCGGCTTTTAACGGCCCCTTAACCACGTCCCGCCAAAGGTGCCTGTCGCGCGCATCGGTGGGGCCATGGCAATGGACGAGTTACTGCAGGAATTCATATCAGAAACCCAGGAAACGCTTGAAGCGTTGGCTGGGGAGGTCGTGGCGTGGGAAGCCGACCCGTCTGACCGCGACCGGCTCGATGCGATCTTCCGTTTCTTCCACACGGTCAAGGGCAGTTGCGGCTTCCTCAACCTGCCCAGGTTCGAACGGCTCAGCCACGCTGCCGAAGATGTGCTGGCGGACATTCGTGCAGGCAAGCGCGGCGCTGATCCCGCCACGGTGAGCGCGGTACTGGGCCTGATGGACCGGATCGGCGAACTGACCGAAGCGGTGGCCATGGGCGCGGCGCTCCCCAATGAAAACGATGATTATCTGATCGCGGCGCTCAACGCGCCAGTGGACCAGCCCGCGGCGCAGGTGCAGGCGGCCCCGGTCGCGGTGGCCCGGCAAGCGGGACAGGCTGGACCACGCACCATCCGCCTGCCCTTGAGCCTCATCGACCAGTTGATGAACGGCGTGTCGGACATGGTGCTGGCCCGCAACGAATTGTCGCGCAAACTGCGCGAGCGATCCGCCGATCCTGAACTCGACAATGTGTTCGAACGGCTGTCGACCTGCGTCGCGGACATGCGCGACGTGATTTCCAAGACGCGGATGCAGCGGGTCGAACGGCTGTTCGCTGCCATCCCGCGCATGGTCCGCGATCTCGGCCGGGATCTGGGCAAACGCATCGACCTAACGCTGGAGGGCGGCGATGTCGAAATGGACCGCGAAATGGTGGAGATGGTTGTCGACCCGCTCACCCATATCGTCCGCAACGCCATCGACCATGGCATCGAATCCCCCGAACAGCGTCGCGCGGTCGGCAAGCCGGAAGCTGGCGCGCTACGCGTGGAGGCCCGCCAGTCGGGCAATCAGATCGTCATCACTATCAGCGACGATGGCGCAGGCATCGACACCGCGCGGCTGGTGGACAAGGCGATCGGCGCAGGTCGCCTGACCGCCGAAGCGGCGGCGCGGATGACCGAGGCGGACAAGCTGGACCTGATCTTCCACGCCGGACTGTCCACCGCTGATCAAGTGACGTCGATCTCCGGCCGCGGCGTCGGCATGGATGTGGTGCGCGCCAATGTGGAGCGGATCGGCGGCGTCATCGCGCTCGACAATCATCCGGGCCAGGGGCTGTGCATCACCCTGCGCGTGCCGCTGACGCTGACCATCATTCCGGGGCTGGTGGTGCGGGCGGGCGGCCTGCATTTCGCCATCCCGCGCGCCGCCGTTGTCGAAATATTGCATGATAACAATGCGATGCTCCAGATCAGCTGCATCGGCGGCGCACAGATCGCCACGATCCGCGGGGTGCGGCATTCGATGATCGAGCTGGAGGATGTGCTGGGCATGGAGCGACCGGCGCAGGCCGGACCCCGCGCCATCATGGTGGTGCGGTCGGGCAGCGGCGTACCCTATGCGATGGGCGTCGCCGCAGTGGACAATCATGAGGAACTGGTGATCCGGCCAGCCTCGCCATTGATCATGGCGACTGGCGTCTATGCTGGCATGACTTTGCCGGACAATGGCAAGCCGATGCTGCTGCTGGACGCGGCGGGCATTGCCAGCGCGGCCCAGCTCCCCACGATCCTGGACGATCAGGCCGCACGGCGGACAGAGGAACAGGCGGACGCCAACGCCGGGGTCGAAATGGTCGCGGCGCTGCGGTTCGAGGAAATGACCGGCGAAAAACGGCTGCTCAAACTGGCGCTGATCGACCGGGTCGAAGATATCGATATCGGGCTGTTCGGCCGGTCGGGTGACCAGGCCTATGTCCGGCTCGATGGGCGATTAATCCCCGTCGTCAATGGCTTGTCCCAGTTCGATCGGGCCAAGGTGTCCGCTTTGCGCCTGCGCGATGGCACGCAGGAAGCCTGCTACCCGGTCGCTGCCGTGCTGGACATCGTCCAGATGCCGTTGGTCCCCGACATGGTCGCCATGCACGGAATCCTGAGCGGCGTCGCGGTGATCGAAGGCGAGCATCTGGAGGTGATAAACCCGTTTGCACTGTTCGCTTCGCTGTCCGGTTATGACATGTTCGAAGGCCAGGGCGGCCGTTGCCTGCTGGCCGACGCCGAGGACGATGGCTGGACCCGCGAGATATTGGCACCGCTGTTGCGGCAGGCGGGCCACGACGTGGTGCTGGGCCTGCCGGAAGACGGCGTGATCGACCCGCGCGACGTGCTGCTATGCCATGATGGCGAAGGGTCGAAAGTCGCCGGAATCATGGCGGAGATGACCGGATGCCGCGTGGTGCAACTGCGCGCCTCGCCCCGTGCCGCCGGGCCGCGCGACGCCAGCATCTATCGCTATGACCAGGACGCACTGATGGCGGCGATTACCGCCGGACAGGGATAGGGCCATGAACCGACTATATCTTTTCGCCACTTTGGCGGGCACCCGGATCGCGGTGGAAACCGACGAGGTGGAAGCGGTGGTCAAGCTGACCGAAATTTCGCCGGTGCCGGGCATGGGCGCGCATGTCGCGGGCCTGTCAGCGCTGCGCAGCCGGGTGCTGACGATCATCGATACGGCCGCCTTGATCCAGGGGATGGCCTCGCCGACCCGCGACGCGGGCCTCGCCATCATCGCCAATATCGCCGGGCACAGCTATGGTCTGATGGTCGACAGCGTCTCCGACATCTGCCGCGTGCCGGAGGGGGAACTGCCGCTGCGCGGTCAGTTGGACCGGGCCTGGGCACCCTATGGCCGCGCCATCGTGGAACAGGATGGTCATCCCTGGCTGCTGGTGTCCTTGGCCAGCTTCATCGACGGCGGCTGCCAGGCCCAGGCGGCCTGAACTGTTTTCCAACACGTTTACCAAAAACTCGCTTTTGCCCGTTAGGTCTCGATTTTCGGGCCATAAATTCCAAAGGGACGCATCATGAAGAACTGCCTGGTCGTCGACGATTCGAAGGTTATCCGCAAGGTGGCCCGCCATATTCTCGAATCGCTCGACCTGTCCGTCACCGAAGCGGTGGATGGACAGGACGCCCTGACCCAGTGCGAAGCCTCCGCGCCGGACGTGGTCCTGCTCGACTGGAACATGCCGGTGATGAGCGGGATGGAGTTTCTGCAGGCCCTGACGACCGCCAAGATGACCGCCCGTCCCAAGATCATCTTCTGCACCACGGAAAATGGCATCAGCCATATCAAGGCTGCGGTCGAGGCGGGGGCCGACGAATATGTGATGAAGCCTTTCGATCGCGAAACGCTGGAAAGCAAATTGGTGATCGTCGGGGTTATCTAGCCCGACAGCCTGCACTCCAATCCAGGGAGTAACCTCCACCCTTTTCGTCTTCGTGCAGAAAGCCTCGTGATGACCGTCAACATGCCGATCATGACCCATATAAGGAGACAGCAGGGTGCCGTGCGCACCCTGATCGTCGATGATTCGGTGGTGGTCCGCACGGTGATCGAGCGGATACTCAACAATGAGCCAGCCTATAGCGTGGTTCACAAGAGCAACAGCGCGGAACTGGCCCTGGGCTATCTGGCCGATCATGCGGTCGATCTGGTCCTGCTCGACATCGAACTGCCGGGGCAGAGCGGCCTTGCCGCGCTCCCGGCGATATTGAAGGCGCAGGCCGACGTGAAGGTCGCGATCCTGTCGGGCAAGTGCGAGGAAGGCAGCGCGGCGGCGGTCGAAGCGCTGGCACTTGGCGCCAGTGACATCGTGTCGAAGCCCGGCAGCGGCAGTTTCGGTGACCAATTCTCCCAGGGCTTGATTGACCGGCTCAACCGCCTGTTCGACCAGCGCGTCATGGCTGTCCTGTCCGCCGCACCGGTCGTCCCGCCGGTCGCGCGCCCCGCGCTTCAGCCGCTGGCTTGCCTGGGCATTGGCGCCTCCACCGGCGGTATCCATGCGCTGGGCCAATTGTTCGAAGGCCTGTCAGCGCCGATGGGGGTGCCGCTGCTGCTGACCCAGCATCTGCCCGCGAGCTTCACCGTCTATTTCGCGCAACAACTGATGCGCATGACGAGCTTACGGGTGAAGGTGGCTGAAACCGGGGATATCTTGCTCCCCGACACCATCTATGTCGCGCCGGGCGATGCTAATCTGCAGGTACGCCGTGGCCTCCACGGCCGGGTCATGGTGCAACTCAATCCCGAACGCACGCCAGCGGGCAACCTGCCCGGCGTCGATCCGATGTTCGCCAGCATGGCGGAGGTCTATGGCGCGGGCGCAGCCGGGGTCGTGCTGACCGGTATGGGGCGGGACGGCACGGTCGGCGCGCGCGACATCGTCGCAGCGGGCGGCTGGATCGTGGCGCAGGACGAAGCCAGCAGCGTCGTATGGGGCATGCCGGGATCAGTGGCGGGCGCGGGTCTGACCTGCGCCTTGATGGAACCCCACCAGATGATGGACTTCGTCGCCCGACGCGGCAGGGTCGGCGCATGAAAATGGCGCAACCGGCCGCCATCTTCGAAGGCGCAGCCCGCGTTCTGGCGGCGCTGCTCGAAGCCCGCACCGGTCAGGCCTTGTCCGAAGGGCGCGCCTGGCGGATGGAAACAGCGCTGCGCCCGGTGTTGCGACAGCATAAGCTGGCGGACATGGACGAGCTGGCCGGACGGTTGACGCGCAAGGCCGATCCCAGTCTGGAGGAAGATGTGGTCAACGCGCTCCTCAACAATGAAAGCAGCTTCTTTCGCGACCTTCAGATCTTCGACATGATCCATCGTCAGATCCTGCCTGCAATCCAGGCGGAGCGGTCCAATCGCACCTTGCGCATCTGGAGCGCGGGCTGTTCGACCGGACAGGAAGCCTATTCGCTGGCGATCCGCCTGCGCAACGATGCCGCGCGCTGGAGCGGCTGGCGGATCGAGATCATGGCTACGGACATTTCGACCGCGGCGATCGATCAGGCGCGCGCGGGCATTTTCTCGCAAATGGACGTTCAGCGCGGCTTGGCGGTCGGCGACCTCATCAAATGGTTCGAACCCCATGGCGAAGATTGGCGCGCTAGTGCGGAACTGCGCCGCATGATTGATTTCCGCCACGACAACCTGTTC encodes:
- a CDS encoding CheR family methyltransferase translates to MKMAQPAAIFEGAARVLAALLEARTGQALSEGRAWRMETALRPVLRQHKLADMDELAGRLTRKADPSLEEDVVNALLNNESSFFRDLQIFDMIHRQILPAIQAERSNRTLRIWSAGCSTGQEAYSLAIRLRNDAARWSGWRIEIMATDISTAAIDQARAGIFSQMDVQRGLAVGDLIKWFEPHGEDWRASAELRRMIDFRHDNLFDAKAPSGEYDLILCRNVLLYFSPERRQAVLRLLGRHSHARSVLLLGAGETVIGQGDDFTAHPEFRGAYVRQAALPEGTIGRTRLAG